A genomic segment from Conger conger chromosome 2, fConCon1.1, whole genome shotgun sequence encodes:
- the cbx7b gene encoding chromobox protein homolog 7: MELSAIGEQVFAVESITKKRVRKGNVEYLLKWKGWPPKYSTWEPEEHILDPRLVLAYEEKEQKDRALGYRKRGPKPKRLLLQNIYTMDLRSAHKASEKPPARLRLSLTRSLDGGPGSCGEQARATGGGLYRRLARRKSKQRASRFLRLAPPPQPPKPAQDPPDEDWVEVEVEVEEEEEEAGQEDERVPDMHRDTRTGSSSSRAGDWSISEEPVELTVTERSESWSPVIGPGEVTVTDVTINSLTVTFREALAAKGFFRGWGLES; the protein is encoded by the exons ATGGAACTGTCAGCGATAGGCGAACAAGTGTTTGCCGTAGAATCGATTACCAAGAAGAGAGTTAGAAAG GGGAATGTGGAATACTTACTGAAGTGGAAGGGATGGCCTCCCAA ATACAGCACTTGGGAACCAGAGGAACACATTCTGGACCCACGCCTGGTCCTGGCCTATGAGGAGAA AGAGCAGAAGGACAGGGCCCTTGGCTATCGGAAGAGAGGGCCCAAACCCAAGAGGCTCCTTCTGCAG AACATCTACACCATGGACCTCCGCAGCGCCCACAAGGCCTCAGAGAAGCCCCCAGCTCGCCTGCGCCTCTCCCTCACGCGCTCACTGGATGGCGGGCCGGGGTCCTGCGGGGAGCAGGCCCGGGCGACGGGAGGAGGGTTGTATCGACGGTTAGCTCGGCGCAAGAGCAAGCAGAGGGCGTCCAGATTCCTGCGCCTCGCCCCTCCTCCACAACCCCCCAAACCCGCACAGGATCCCCCAGACGAGGACTGG gtggaggtggaggtggaggtggaggaggaagaggaggaggccgGACAGGAAGATGAAAGAGTTCCTGACATGCACAGAGATACTCGGACCG gcTCCAGCTCGAGCAGAGCGGGTGATTGGAGCATCTCAGAGGAGCCTGTGGAACTGACTGTGACTGAGAGGTCAGAGAGCTGGAGTCCCGtgattggtccaggggaggtgACAGTGACTGACGTCACCATAAACTCACTGACAGTGACTTTCAGAGAGGCCCTGGCGGCTAAAGGATTTTTTCGGGGCTGGGGTCTGGAGTCCTGA
- the josd1 gene encoding josephin-1, whose translation MGSAPGAGRGRGVGGLQGLGCMPWKLSKQKGPGLQGGGEAGSGSNPRLSPPQAPPIYHEKQRRELCALHALNNVFQDGAAFSRDTLQDIYQRLSPSTLVTPHKKGMLGNGNYDVNVIMAALQTRGSEAVWWDKRRDVSSIALPNVTGFILNVPSNMCWGPLRLPLKRQHWIGVREVAGIYYNLDSKLRCPQAIGSPEELRKFLRHQLREKNCELLLVVPAEVELQQTWRSDAC comes from the exons ATGGGGAGTGCTCCGGGggctgggagggggaggggggtcgggGGACTCCAGGGGTTGGGCTGCATGCCATGGAAACTCAGCAAGCAGAAGGGGCCAGGACTCCAGGGCGGAGGAGAGGCGGGGTCGGGATCAAATCCACGCCTCTCCCCGCCCCAGGCCCCGCCCATCTACCACGAGAAGCAGCGGCGGGAGCTGTGCGCTCTGCACGCGCTCAATAACGTCTTCCAGGACGGGGCGGCTTTCAGCAGGGACACGCTGCAGGACATCTACCAGAG GCTCTCTCCCAGCACGCTGGTAACGCCCCACAAGaagggcatgctgggaaacgGAAACTACGACGTCAACGTGATCATGGCCGCCCTGCAGACTCGAGGATCGGAGGCGGTGTGGTGGGACAAGAGGAG GGATGTGTCCAGCATCGCCCTGCCCAATGTGACCGGCTTCATCCTGAACGTGCCCTCAAACATGTGCTGGGGCCCCCTCCGCCTCCCCCTCAAACGGCAGCACTGGATCGGGGTGCGGGAGGTGGCCGGGATCTACTACAACCTGGACTCCAAACTGCGCTGCCCCCAGGCCATCGGCTCCCCCGAGGAGCTCAG GAAGTTCTTACGACACCAGCTACGAGAAAAGAACTGTGAACTGCTACTGGTCGTTCCGGCCGAGGTTGAACTTCAGCAGACGTGGAGGTCTGACGCCTGTTGA
- the LOC133122866 gene encoding GTPase IMAP family member 9-like yields the protein MECDCKPDSACTSTSPCGELDDVVADLWLNSKSVLTGTLTVVGFVVYRFSQALPFLIRWPIRIFCSLTGLSSLWAWVSRLLSTVRGLKTLVKWLSSLWKFIAALPTKLSWVTPIIKAIAGSFTNIKKFLETLRDLVQRLRGHSKGKNPEIEQSKGPASESSLATLTPGPPDTGLRIILVGPRGGGRSQLGDTLLGCRGFPRVSRTCVSQRAFVEGREVTVVDTPDLLGSSLGAAERAREALRSIQLAGPGPHAFLLVMRAPESSGVGDIDEAEALKTLLELVGEEALSHVLPVLTHADSLGGSPKLAQLLQGARQSLMATLSTCGQRAELVADGPACPPPERTAQGTRLLERVEEMKTLGGHYVHELQRREDRIREKLREDMAAVLERRLEVKDKGV from the exons ATGGAGTGCGACTGCAAACCGGACAGTGCCTGTACTTCGACTTCTCCCTGTGGAGAACTGGATGACGTAGTGGCGG ATCTGTGGTTAAACTCCAAAAGTGTGCTGACGGGGACACTTACAGTGGTGGGGTTTGTGGTATACAGATTCTCACAAG CTCTTCCGTTTCTAATAAGGTGGCCAATACGTATATTTTGCTCTCTTACTG GTTTGTCCTCGCTGTGGGCCTGGGTGTCCCGTTTGCTGAGTACGGTCCGAG GGTTAAAAACTTTAGTGAAGTGGTTGTCTTCACTCTGGAAGTTCATTGCAG CACTGCCTACCAAACTCAGCTGGGTGACACCCATAATCAAAGCTATTGCAG GCTCATTCACTAACATTAAGAAGTTTCTAGAGACACTAAGAGACCTCGTCCAGCGTCTGAGAG GACACTCCAAAGGCAAGAATCCAGAAATTGAGCAGTCAAAAGGTCCCGCATCGGAGAGCAGCCTTGCCACTCTCACCCCCGGTCCCCCTGACACCGGGCTGCGCATCATTCTGGTCGGACCGCGGGGGGGCGGCCGCAGCCAGCTGGGAGACACCCTGCTGGGGTGCAGAGGGTTTCCGCGAGTCTCCAGGACGTGCGTGAGTCAGAGGGCCTTcgtggaggggagagaggtgaCCGTCGTGGACACCCCAGATCTGCTGGGGTCGTCCCTGGGGGCAGCAGAACGGGCGCGGGAGGCCCTACGGAGCATCCAGCTGGCCGGGCCGGGGCCACACGCCTTCCTGCTGGTGATGCGGGCCCCCGAGTCCAGCGGCGTGGGGGACATCGACGAAGCAGAAGCCCTGAAGACCCTGCTGGAGCTGGTGGGCGAGGAGGCTCTGAGTCACGTGCTGCCCGTGCTTACGCACGCGGACTCTCTCGGCGGCTCCCCGAAGCTGGCCCAGCTGCTCCAGGGGGCCCGGCAGAGCCTGATGGCCACTCTCTCCACGTGCGGCCAGAGGGCGGAGCTGGTGGCCGACGGGCCGGCCTGCCCCCCGCCTGAGAGGACGGCCCAGGGCACGAGGCTGCTGGAGCGCGTGGAGGAGATGAAGACGCTGGGCGGCCATTACGTCCACGAGCTGCAGAGGAGGGAGGACCGGATTCGGGAGAAGCTACGGGAGGACATGGCCGCTGTTCTAGAGAGGAGGCTGGAGGTGAAGGACAAGGGGGTGTGA
- the xrcc6 gene encoding X-ray repair cross-complementing protein 6: MAEWNKYYRTEDDEEAEEDGEEAKADYKYSGRDSLVFLVDASKEMFIKGEDGEPTNFDMTMECVRSVYTSKIISSDRDLVALVFYGTEHSKNPKDSFKHVYVFHDLDSPGAKRVQEVDGLRGEKGAKQAAETLGSGDTSLGQALWCCSNLYSDIKLRLSHKRLMIFTCRDSPHGGEADLDKLARTKAADLRETGVVIDLIHLKKAEGFDVSLFFCDIMSPPEDDNELGLQVEPCGKLEDLQKRVRAKDLKKRAQSRLNLTLGASKVAVGVYILARTATKPPAVRLHRDTNEPVRTKTRLYDNNTGNLLLPSDTKRSQVYGKRQIVLEKEEVDELKKFDDPGLVLIGFKPMERLKLHHHIRSALFIYPEEEQITGSSCVIAALLRRCSERGVFAVCKYTARRNTPPRFVALVPQKEELDSNQIQIMPPGFHAIFLPFADDIRTLDTPQFPTASRSQVDKMKEIVHKLRFKYRSEAFENPALQQHYRNLEALALDLLEPEPIEDFTKPKTGEMEKRLGPLLQEFKDLVYPADYNPEGKTAVKRKPADGGGAAEKKPKVELPEAELRAHVQKGTLAKLTVPVLKDACKQFGVPTTGTKKQELIDALTKQFSH; the protein is encoded by the exons ATGGCAGAATGGAACAAATACTATCGGACTGAAGATGAcgaggaggcagaggaggacgGAGAAGAAGCTAAAG CGGACTACAAGTACAGTGGGCGTGATAGCCTGGTTTTCCTGGTCGATGCCTCCAAAGAGATGTTCATAAAGGGGGAGGATGGCGAGCCCACTAATTTCGATATGACCATGGAG TGCGTGCGCAGTGTGTACACCAGTAAGATCATCAGCAGTGACCGGGACCTGGTGGCGCTGGTCTTCTATGGGACAGAGCACAGCAAGAACCCCAAGGACTCCTTCAAACACGTCTACGTCTTCCATGACCTGGACTCCCCCG ggGCCAAGCGGGTACAGGAGGTGGATGGCCTCCGGGGGGAGAAGGGGGCGAAGCAGGCGGCCGAAACGCTGGGCAGCGGGGACACGTCTCTGGGACAGGCCCTGTGGTGCTGCTCCAACCTCTACAGCGACATCAAACTGCGGCTGTCCCACAAGCGCCTCATGATCTTCACCTGCCGCGACTCCCCACACGGGGGCGAAGCCGACCTCGACAAGCTGGCGCGCACCAAGGCTGCCGACCTGAGAGAGACCG gtgTGGTCATAGACCTGATCCACCTGAAGAAGGCGGAGGGGTTTGAtgtctccctctttttctgtgACATCATGAGCCCCCCTGAGGACGACAACGAGTTGGGGCTGCAGGTGGAGCCTTGTGGGAAACTGGAGGACCTGCAGAAGAGAGTCAGGGCCAAAGACCTGAAGAAGAGAGCGCAGAGCAG GCTGAACCTGACGCTGGGAGCATCGAAGGTGGCGGTGGGTGTTTACATCCTTGCCAGGACAGCCACCAAGCCCCCAGCAGTGCGGCTGCACAGGGACACCAATGAGCCTGTCCGCACCAAGACCCGGCTCTACGACAACAACACGGGCAACCTGCTGCTGCCCAGCGACACCAAGAGATCACAG GTGTACGGGAAGAGGCAGATTGTGTtggagaaggaggaggtggaCGAGCTGAAGAAGTTTGACGATCCGGGTTTGGTCCTGATCGGGTTCAAGCCCATGGAGCGGCTCAAACTGCACCACCACATCCGGTCCGCCCTCTTCATCTACCCCGAGGAGGAGCAGATCACGG GTAGCTCCTGTGTGATCGCGGCTTTGCTGCGCAGATGCAGTGAGAGGGGCGTCTTCGCGGTCTGCAAGTACACCGCCCGCCGGAACACACCACCCCGCTTTGTCGCCCTGGTGCCCCAGAAAGAGGAGCTGGACTCTAACCAAATACAGATAATGCCGCCAG GGTTCCACGCGATCTTCCTGCCTTTCGCGGATGACATCCGTACCCTGGACACACCGCAGTTCCCCACTGCCTCCCGCAGTCAGGTGGACAAGATGAAGGAGATCGTCCATAAGCTTCGGTTCAAATACAG GAGTGAAGCGTTTGAGAACCCGGCCCTGCAGCAGCACTACAGGAACCTGGAAGCCCTGGCCCTAGACCTGCTGGAGCCTGAACCCATCGAGGATTTTACCA AGCCCAAAACTGGGGAAATGGAGAAGCGACTGGGCCCTCTGCTGCAGGAGTTCAAGGACCTGGTCTATCCTGCTGACTACAACCCAGAGGGGAAGACCGCAGTCAAACGCAAGCCTG CGGATGGTGGAGGCGCAGCGGAGAAGAAACCGAAGGTGGAGCTGCCAGAGGCAGAGCTTCGGGCCCATGTGCAGAAGGGCACCCTGGCAAAGCTAACGGTGCCGGTGTTGAAGGACGCCTGTAAGCAGTTTGGCGTGCCTACCACAGGCACCAAGAAGCAGGAGCTGATCGACGCCCTGACAAAACAGTTTTCTCActga
- the LOC133121879 gene encoding desumoylating isopeptidase 1-like produces the protein MDQHNTTNTVKLYIYDMSRGMARQLSPIMLGKQLDGIWHTSIVIFGDEFFYGGEGITSCPPGGTVLGVPNNIVELGNTEVTEDIFMEYLSSLGESTYRADNYRLFEHNCNTFSNEVAQFLTGGKIPSYITDLPAEVLSTPFGQALRPLLDSMSIAPGGNVINGHYGQR, from the exons ATGgaccaacacaacacaacgaATACtgtcaaactgtacatttatgACATGTCCAGAGGAATGGCTCGTCAACTCAGTCCCATCATGTTAG ggaaACAACTGGATGGAATATG GCACACCTCCATTGTCATCTTTGGAGATGAGTTTTTCTATGGGGGAGAAGGAATAACTAGCTGCCCGCCG GGCGGGACGGTGCTGGGTGTCCCCAACAACATTGTGGAGCTAGGAAACACAGAGGTGACAGAGGACATTTTCATGGAGTACCTTTCCTCACTTGGGGAgtccacatacag AGCGGACAATTATAGACTGTTTGAGCACAACTGCAACACCTTCAGTAACGAGGTGGCCCAGTTTCTGACGGGAGGGAAAATCCCCTCCTACATCACAGACCTGCCTGCCGAGGTGCTCTCCAC GCCCTTTGGTCAAGCACTGCGCCCTCTCCTGGACTCCATGAGTATCGCTCCGGGAGGCAACGTCATCAACGGGCACTACGGGCAGAGATAG